The proteins below come from a single Sorghum bicolor cultivar BTx623 chromosome 4, Sorghum_bicolor_NCBIv3, whole genome shotgun sequence genomic window:
- the LOC8073942 gene encoding uncharacterized protein LOC8073942 isoform X2 has product MANPATTAATAMRLLRELGTNVTEDLVVLMPNLLSFLKHDDPVVVKQSIASGTNLFAAVLEEMTLQVNKCGKLETWLEDVWAWMKQFKDAVCGVMNEPGPIATKLLSLKFIETWILCCTPQANSDQTQPTEGKNWRFDTARLSQFHPSLDPAVLEADAHRALLLLLDILRTAYAHRGSFLVGTINSLAAVVKIRPIYYDRVLPVLLDFDPGLETAKGAHSASLRYAVRSAFLGFLRSPHQAMIESKDILVRRLRVISPGEAMEQNIRQAEKMSRNIERASRAIKDESTSWEMPYGDINRKKPAARSSDILTTSDGLAKRARFDMSATSNLPVLGSSDYSDMQADDGSSVGHLSDPAILNNDVSPVEKMIEMIGALLAEGERGAESLGILVSTVEADVMADIVIETMKHLSEASFHLATNNGVQQLNFKYSSGLLAQNLPANSDSSLFTAQSTPTADGVSMSPSEAFVMTSVHDAKRDPRRDPRRLDPRRIVSPSALNSIQVKMETNSVHQTDNLSNTLYSNSGKSENYSDYSGDLQKNEDEQHSASQPNQTIAKDKLELLDVATEQEPTSEVEAPVDVRIHSSDVEDMVKPMTAEVISLDESDSTDLEVDPFLPAPEASTPEDTNHDLPVITSQLELSEKGKISINKLAIGRILDDYKKNSLNARFSLLAHLIAQSATDDNIMDLIQRHIIFHSHDQKGYELAMHVLYQLRSISVANSPESSTSTSKHYEKFFISLARSLIDSLPASDKSFSKLLCDAPYLPESSFRLLEDLCMSEDNSQQLKDGDGDRVTQGLGTVWSLILGRPPLRDVCLDIALKCAAHSQDEVRGRAVRLVSKRLYDLPYATEKIEQFAIESLVGVTSEHTVDTDINLKSLKESTAEIEVGSQGTSVSGSQIPDTELSENEPFKPSLVSPKQSALSVSEAKRRTSLFYALCTKRPSLLQHLFNVYGRSPKVVKQCIHWHMPNLIRNLGPSCPEMLNIIHNPPEGSEYLITLTLQTLTEDSNPSADLVAAVKQLYNTKLKDASILIPLLPSFPKEEVLPIFPRLVDLPLERFQDALARILQGTAHTGPALTPAEVLIAIHDINPEKDKVALKKVTDACTACFEQRTVFTQQVLEKSLNQLVDRIPIPLLFMRTVIQALDAFPALVDFVMGILSRLVNKQIWKMPKLWVGFLKLSFQTQPRSFDVLLQLPPPQLEFMLNKYPNLRTPLSSFVNQRNMHTTLPRQILNILGFFSEPQQTPMTFVPATLQTADATSSLPGATLM; this is encoded by the exons ATGGCGAATCCGGCGACAACCGCAGCGACGGCGATGAG ATTGCTGAGAGAGCTTGGCACAAATGTTACAGAAGATTTGGTTGTGCTGATGCCAAATTTGCTGTCATTTTTGAAGCATGATGATCCTGTGGTTGTTAAGCAATCTATAGCTAGTGGGACAAATTTATTTGCTGCTGTATTGGAAGAGATGACACTTCAG GTTAACAAGTGTGGAAAACTTGAAACTTGGCTTGAAGACGTGTGGGCTTGGATGAAGCAGTTCAAAGATGCAGTCTGTGGTGTGATGAATGAG CCAGGCCCTATTGCAACTAAACTACTTTCTCTAAAGTTCATTGAAACATGGATTTTGTGTTGCACACCTCAAGCCAACAGTGACCAAACACAGCCAACTGAAG GAAAAAACTGGAGATTTGATACTGCACGATTATCTCAATTTCATCCTAGCCTTGATCCTGCTGTCTTGGAAGCTGATGCACATAgagctctcctcctcctcttggATATTCTTCGAACAGCTTATGCCCATCGAGGGTCCTTCCTAGTTGGCACCATTAATTC TCTTGCAGCAGTTGTAAAGATCCGGCCAATTTACTATGACCGCGTGTTGCCAGTGTTGCTTGATTTTGACCCTGGCTTGGAGACTGCAAAGGGGGCACATTCAGCAAGCCTGCGGTATGCCGTAAGATCAGCTTTTTTGGGGTTTCTACGAAGTCCTCACCAGGCAATGATTGAG TCTAAAGACATATTAGTAAGGCGGCTGCGTGTTATCAGCCCTGGTGAGGCAATGGAACAAAATATTAGGCAGGCAGAGAAGATGTCTAGAAATATAGAGCGTGCTTCTCGTGCTATCAAG GATGAGTCTACATCATGGGAGATGCCTTATGGAGATATTAATCGGAAGAAACCTGCTGCCCGATCAAGTGATATTCTTACTACGTCTGATGGCTTAGCTAAGAGAGCAAGATTTGACATGTCTGCCACTTCAAATCTTCCAGTTCTGGGATCCTCTGATTATTCTGATATGCAGGCTGACGATGGTTCCAGTGTGGGTCATTTGTCTGATCCAGCCATATTGAATAACGACGTGTCTCCTGTCGAGAAGATGATTGAAATGATTGGTGCTTTACTTGCTGAAGGAGAAAGAGGAGCTGAATCCTTGGGTATTCTTGTCTCAACAGTAGAGGCAGATGTCATGGCTGACATTGTGATAGAAACAATGAAACATCTATCAGAAGCTTCATTTCATTTAGCAACAAATAACGGTGTCCAACAACTGAATTTTAAATATTCCTCTGGTCTCCTAGCACAAAATCTACCAGCCAATTCAGACTCTTCACTGTTCACTGCACAATCGACACCCACAGCAGATGGAGTCAGCATGTCACCATCTGAAGCCTTTGTTATGACTAGTGTTCATGATGCTAAGCGTGATCCAAGAAGG GACCCTCGTCGCCTCGATCCACGGCGGATAGTTTCACCTTCTGCTTTAAATTCGATACAGGTGAAGATGGAAACCAATAGTGTGCATCAAACAGATAATCTGTCGAACACACTCTACTCCAATTCTGGGAAGTCTGAAAACTATTCAGACTATTCAGGAGATTTACAAAAAAATGAAGATGAACAGCACTCAGCTTCTCAACCTAATCAAACAATTGCCAAAGATAAGTTGGAGCTTCTGGATGTTGCCACTGAACAGGAGCCGACATCTGAAGTCGAGGCACCAGTGGATGTCAGGATTCATTCTTCTGATGTTGAAGATATGGTGAAACCCATGACTGCAGAAGTTATTTCACTTGACGAATCTGATAGTACGGATTTAGAGGTTGACCCCTTTTTACCAGCTCCGGAGGCATCAACACCAGAGGACACCAATCATGACTTGCCAGTTATTACATCTCAGTTGGAATTAAGTGAAAAAGGGAAAATCTCAATTAACAAACTAGCCATTGGGCGGATACTCGATGATTACAAGAAAAATAGTCTCAATGCCAGATTTTCTTTGCTTGCCCATTTGATTGCGCAG AGTGCTACTGATGATAACATTATGGATTTGATTCAGAGGCACATTATCTTTCACTCTCATGATCAGAAG GGGTATGAACTGGCAATGCATGTGTTGTATCAGCTGCGGAGTATCAGTGTTGCTAATTCGCCAGAaagctctacctctacttctaaacATTACGAGAAGTTCTTTATATCACTT GCGAGGTCCTTGATTGATTCACTGCCTGCTTCAGACAAGTCTTTTAGCAAACTTTTATGCGATgcaccatatctacctgagtctTCGTTTAGATTACTGGAGGATCTTTGCATGTCAGAAGACAACAGCCAACAATTAAAGGATGGGGATGGGGACCGTGTTACCCAAGGCCTGGGAACTGTATGGAGCCTTATCTTGGGTCGGCCTCCACTTCGCGATGTTTGCTTGGATATTGCTCTGAAG TGTGCTGCCCACTCTCAAGATGAAGTCAGGGGAAGGGCAGTTAGATTG GTTTCAAAAAGGCTCTATGATCTACCATATGCAACAGAAAAAATAGAGCAGTTTGCCATAGAGAGTCTTGTGGGAGTCACTAGTGAGCATACTGTGGACACAGATATTAATTTGAAATCCTTGAAAGAATCTACAGCTGAG ATTGAGGTAGGCAGCCAGGGAACTTCAGTTAGTGGCTCCCAGATCCCAGATACTGAGCTTTCTGAAAACGAACCATTCAAGCCATCATTGGTTTCACCAAAACAGTCAGCATTATCTGTATCTGAGGCAAAACGCCGTACTTCTTTGTTCTATGCACTTTGCACCAAG AGACCTAGTCTTCTTCAACATCTGTTCAATGTTTATGGAAGGTCTCCAAAAGTTGTCAAGCAG TGTATCCATTGGCATATGCCCAATCTTATAAGAAATCTTGGGCCCTCGTGTCCTGAGATGCTGAACATAATTCATAATCCACCTGAAGGCAGTGAATATCTTATTACCTTG ACACTGCAAACATTGACCGAAGATTCAAATCCTTCAGCCGACCTAGTTGCTGCTGTTAAACAATTATATAATACCAAGCTGAAG GATGCATCTATCCTCATTCCCTTACTGCCTTCATTTCCAAAGGAGGAG GTATTGCCTATATTTCCGAGGCTAGTTGATCTCCCGCTTGAGAGATTCCAAGACGCACTTGCTCGGATACTGCAG GGAACTGCTCATACTGGTCCAGCATTGACTCCTGCTGAAGTTCTGATTGCAATTCATGATATTAACCCAGAAAAAGATAAAGTTGCCCTAAAGAAG GTCACGGATGCTTGCACGGCTTGCTTTGAGCAACGTACGGTATTTACTCAGCAGGTTTTGGAGAAGTCACTCAATCAATTG GTTGACAGAATACCAATTCCTCTTCTTTTTATGAGAACAGTTATTCAAGCGCTTGATGCTTTCCCTGCTTTG GTTGATTTTGTCATGGGAATACTCTCCAGGCTCGTCAATAAACAG ATATGGAAAATGCCAAAGCTATGGGTTGGGTTTTTGAAATTGTCATTCCAGACTCAGCCACGTTCTTTTGATGTCTTATTACAG CTACCTCCACCACAACTTGAGTTTATGTTGAATAAATATCCCAATCTTCGGACACCTCTTTCTTCCTTTGTTAATCAGCGGAATATGCATACCACCTTGCCCAG ACAGATTTTGAACATTCTGGGGTTTTTTAGTGAACCACAGCAGACACCAATGACGTTTGTGCCTGCTACATTACAAACAGCGGATGCAACCTCCTCTCTTCCTGGTGCAACCCTGATGTGA
- the LOC8073942 gene encoding uncharacterized protein LOC8073942 isoform X1, with amino-acid sequence MLCLVEMDVQIVKALLLIVLTLLVLLLLLQCVVLTEEAHHLDVTNSKKRLLRELGTNVTEDLVVLMPNLLSFLKHDDPVVVKQSIASGTNLFAAVLEEMTLQVNKCGKLETWLEDVWAWMKQFKDAVCGVMNEPGPIATKLLSLKFIETWILCCTPQANSDQTQPTEGKNWRFDTARLSQFHPSLDPAVLEADAHRALLLLLDILRTAYAHRGSFLVGTINSLAAVVKIRPIYYDRVLPVLLDFDPGLETAKGAHSASLRYAVRSAFLGFLRSPHQAMIESKDILVRRLRVISPGEAMEQNIRQAEKMSRNIERASRAIKDESTSWEMPYGDINRKKPAARSSDILTTSDGLAKRARFDMSATSNLPVLGSSDYSDMQADDGSSVGHLSDPAILNNDVSPVEKMIEMIGALLAEGERGAESLGILVSTVEADVMADIVIETMKHLSEASFHLATNNGVQQLNFKYSSGLLAQNLPANSDSSLFTAQSTPTADGVSMSPSEAFVMTSVHDAKRDPRRDPRRLDPRRIVSPSALNSIQVKMETNSVHQTDNLSNTLYSNSGKSENYSDYSGDLQKNEDEQHSASQPNQTIAKDKLELLDVATEQEPTSEVEAPVDVRIHSSDVEDMVKPMTAEVISLDESDSTDLEVDPFLPAPEASTPEDTNHDLPVITSQLELSEKGKISINKLAIGRILDDYKKNSLNARFSLLAHLIAQSATDDNIMDLIQRHIIFHSHDQKGYELAMHVLYQLRSISVANSPESSTSTSKHYEKFFISLARSLIDSLPASDKSFSKLLCDAPYLPESSFRLLEDLCMSEDNSQQLKDGDGDRVTQGLGTVWSLILGRPPLRDVCLDIALKCAAHSQDEVRGRAVRLVSKRLYDLPYATEKIEQFAIESLVGVTSEHTVDTDINLKSLKESTAEIEVGSQGTSVSGSQIPDTELSENEPFKPSLVSPKQSALSVSEAKRRTSLFYALCTKRPSLLQHLFNVYGRSPKVVKQCIHWHMPNLIRNLGPSCPEMLNIIHNPPEGSEYLITLTLQTLTEDSNPSADLVAAVKQLYNTKLKDASILIPLLPSFPKEEVLPIFPRLVDLPLERFQDALARILQGTAHTGPALTPAEVLIAIHDINPEKDKVALKKVTDACTACFEQRTVFTQQVLEKSLNQLVDRIPIPLLFMRTVIQALDAFPALVDFVMGILSRLVNKQIWKMPKLWVGFLKLSFQTQPRSFDVLLQLPPPQLEFMLNKYPNLRTPLSSFVNQRNMHTTLPRQILNILGFFSEPQQTPMTFVPATLQTADATSSLPGATLM; translated from the exons ATGCTCTGCCTGGTGGAGATGGACGTGCAAATAGTGAAGGCCCTGCTGCTCATCGTGCTCACCCTGCTtgtgctactgctgctgctgcagtgtGTTGTGCTCACTGAGGAAGCCCACCACCTCGACGTTACCAATTCAAAGAAGAG ATTGCTGAGAGAGCTTGGCACAAATGTTACAGAAGATTTGGTTGTGCTGATGCCAAATTTGCTGTCATTTTTGAAGCATGATGATCCTGTGGTTGTTAAGCAATCTATAGCTAGTGGGACAAATTTATTTGCTGCTGTATTGGAAGAGATGACACTTCAG GTTAACAAGTGTGGAAAACTTGAAACTTGGCTTGAAGACGTGTGGGCTTGGATGAAGCAGTTCAAAGATGCAGTCTGTGGTGTGATGAATGAG CCAGGCCCTATTGCAACTAAACTACTTTCTCTAAAGTTCATTGAAACATGGATTTTGTGTTGCACACCTCAAGCCAACAGTGACCAAACACAGCCAACTGAAG GAAAAAACTGGAGATTTGATACTGCACGATTATCTCAATTTCATCCTAGCCTTGATCCTGCTGTCTTGGAAGCTGATGCACATAgagctctcctcctcctcttggATATTCTTCGAACAGCTTATGCCCATCGAGGGTCCTTCCTAGTTGGCACCATTAATTC TCTTGCAGCAGTTGTAAAGATCCGGCCAATTTACTATGACCGCGTGTTGCCAGTGTTGCTTGATTTTGACCCTGGCTTGGAGACTGCAAAGGGGGCACATTCAGCAAGCCTGCGGTATGCCGTAAGATCAGCTTTTTTGGGGTTTCTACGAAGTCCTCACCAGGCAATGATTGAG TCTAAAGACATATTAGTAAGGCGGCTGCGTGTTATCAGCCCTGGTGAGGCAATGGAACAAAATATTAGGCAGGCAGAGAAGATGTCTAGAAATATAGAGCGTGCTTCTCGTGCTATCAAG GATGAGTCTACATCATGGGAGATGCCTTATGGAGATATTAATCGGAAGAAACCTGCTGCCCGATCAAGTGATATTCTTACTACGTCTGATGGCTTAGCTAAGAGAGCAAGATTTGACATGTCTGCCACTTCAAATCTTCCAGTTCTGGGATCCTCTGATTATTCTGATATGCAGGCTGACGATGGTTCCAGTGTGGGTCATTTGTCTGATCCAGCCATATTGAATAACGACGTGTCTCCTGTCGAGAAGATGATTGAAATGATTGGTGCTTTACTTGCTGAAGGAGAAAGAGGAGCTGAATCCTTGGGTATTCTTGTCTCAACAGTAGAGGCAGATGTCATGGCTGACATTGTGATAGAAACAATGAAACATCTATCAGAAGCTTCATTTCATTTAGCAACAAATAACGGTGTCCAACAACTGAATTTTAAATATTCCTCTGGTCTCCTAGCACAAAATCTACCAGCCAATTCAGACTCTTCACTGTTCACTGCACAATCGACACCCACAGCAGATGGAGTCAGCATGTCACCATCTGAAGCCTTTGTTATGACTAGTGTTCATGATGCTAAGCGTGATCCAAGAAGG GACCCTCGTCGCCTCGATCCACGGCGGATAGTTTCACCTTCTGCTTTAAATTCGATACAGGTGAAGATGGAAACCAATAGTGTGCATCAAACAGATAATCTGTCGAACACACTCTACTCCAATTCTGGGAAGTCTGAAAACTATTCAGACTATTCAGGAGATTTACAAAAAAATGAAGATGAACAGCACTCAGCTTCTCAACCTAATCAAACAATTGCCAAAGATAAGTTGGAGCTTCTGGATGTTGCCACTGAACAGGAGCCGACATCTGAAGTCGAGGCACCAGTGGATGTCAGGATTCATTCTTCTGATGTTGAAGATATGGTGAAACCCATGACTGCAGAAGTTATTTCACTTGACGAATCTGATAGTACGGATTTAGAGGTTGACCCCTTTTTACCAGCTCCGGAGGCATCAACACCAGAGGACACCAATCATGACTTGCCAGTTATTACATCTCAGTTGGAATTAAGTGAAAAAGGGAAAATCTCAATTAACAAACTAGCCATTGGGCGGATACTCGATGATTACAAGAAAAATAGTCTCAATGCCAGATTTTCTTTGCTTGCCCATTTGATTGCGCAG AGTGCTACTGATGATAACATTATGGATTTGATTCAGAGGCACATTATCTTTCACTCTCATGATCAGAAG GGGTATGAACTGGCAATGCATGTGTTGTATCAGCTGCGGAGTATCAGTGTTGCTAATTCGCCAGAaagctctacctctacttctaaacATTACGAGAAGTTCTTTATATCACTT GCGAGGTCCTTGATTGATTCACTGCCTGCTTCAGACAAGTCTTTTAGCAAACTTTTATGCGATgcaccatatctacctgagtctTCGTTTAGATTACTGGAGGATCTTTGCATGTCAGAAGACAACAGCCAACAATTAAAGGATGGGGATGGGGACCGTGTTACCCAAGGCCTGGGAACTGTATGGAGCCTTATCTTGGGTCGGCCTCCACTTCGCGATGTTTGCTTGGATATTGCTCTGAAG TGTGCTGCCCACTCTCAAGATGAAGTCAGGGGAAGGGCAGTTAGATTG GTTTCAAAAAGGCTCTATGATCTACCATATGCAACAGAAAAAATAGAGCAGTTTGCCATAGAGAGTCTTGTGGGAGTCACTAGTGAGCATACTGTGGACACAGATATTAATTTGAAATCCTTGAAAGAATCTACAGCTGAG ATTGAGGTAGGCAGCCAGGGAACTTCAGTTAGTGGCTCCCAGATCCCAGATACTGAGCTTTCTGAAAACGAACCATTCAAGCCATCATTGGTTTCACCAAAACAGTCAGCATTATCTGTATCTGAGGCAAAACGCCGTACTTCTTTGTTCTATGCACTTTGCACCAAG AGACCTAGTCTTCTTCAACATCTGTTCAATGTTTATGGAAGGTCTCCAAAAGTTGTCAAGCAG TGTATCCATTGGCATATGCCCAATCTTATAAGAAATCTTGGGCCCTCGTGTCCTGAGATGCTGAACATAATTCATAATCCACCTGAAGGCAGTGAATATCTTATTACCTTG ACACTGCAAACATTGACCGAAGATTCAAATCCTTCAGCCGACCTAGTTGCTGCTGTTAAACAATTATATAATACCAAGCTGAAG GATGCATCTATCCTCATTCCCTTACTGCCTTCATTTCCAAAGGAGGAG GTATTGCCTATATTTCCGAGGCTAGTTGATCTCCCGCTTGAGAGATTCCAAGACGCACTTGCTCGGATACTGCAG GGAACTGCTCATACTGGTCCAGCATTGACTCCTGCTGAAGTTCTGATTGCAATTCATGATATTAACCCAGAAAAAGATAAAGTTGCCCTAAAGAAG GTCACGGATGCTTGCACGGCTTGCTTTGAGCAACGTACGGTATTTACTCAGCAGGTTTTGGAGAAGTCACTCAATCAATTG GTTGACAGAATACCAATTCCTCTTCTTTTTATGAGAACAGTTATTCAAGCGCTTGATGCTTTCCCTGCTTTG GTTGATTTTGTCATGGGAATACTCTCCAGGCTCGTCAATAAACAG ATATGGAAAATGCCAAAGCTATGGGTTGGGTTTTTGAAATTGTCATTCCAGACTCAGCCACGTTCTTTTGATGTCTTATTACAG CTACCTCCACCACAACTTGAGTTTATGTTGAATAAATATCCCAATCTTCGGACACCTCTTTCTTCCTTTGTTAATCAGCGGAATATGCATACCACCTTGCCCAG ACAGATTTTGAACATTCTGGGGTTTTTTAGTGAACCACAGCAGACACCAATGACGTTTGTGCCTGCTACATTACAAACAGCGGATGCAACCTCCTCTCTTCCTGGTGCAACCCTGATGTGA
- the LOC8076219 gene encoding cortical cell-delineating protein, with amino-acid sequence MASKAFALFLAVNLVVLGVASACAPNSPTTPTPSSSSNGSCPRDALKLGVCANVLGLIKAQVGVPPAEPCCPLLAGLVDLEAAVCLCTAIKANVLGINLNVPLDLSLILNYCGKTVPTGFMC; translated from the coding sequence ATGGCGTCCAAGGCGTTCGCGCTGTTCCTGGCCGTGAACCTGGTTGTGCTGGGCGTAGCCAGCGCCTGTGCGCCCAACAGCCCGACGACACCCacgccatcgtcgtcgtcgaacGGCTCGTGCCCCAGGGATGCGTTGAAGCTGGGCGTGTGCGCCAATGTGCTGGGCCTGATCAAGGCTCAGGTCGGCGTGCCGCCCGCGGAGCCATGCTGCCCGCTGCTGGCGGGGCTCGTCGACCTGGAGGCCGCCGTCTGCCTCTGCACCGCCATCAAGGCCAACGTCCTCGGCATCAACCTCAACGTGCCACTCGATCTCAGCCTCATCCTCAACTACTGCGGCAAGACCGTGCCCACCGGCTTCATGTGCTGA
- the LOC8073943 gene encoding cortical cell-delineating protein, whose product MTSKAFALFLAVNLVVLGVASACAPNSPTTPTPSSSSSGSCPRDALKLGVCANVLGLIKAQVGVPPAEPCCPLLAGLVDLEAAVCLCTAIKANVLGINLNVPLDLSLILNYCGKTVPTGFMC is encoded by the coding sequence ATGACGTCCAAGGCGTTCGCGCTGTTCCTGGCCGTGAACCTAGTTGTGCTGGGCGTAGCCAGCGCCTGTGCGCCCAACAGCCCGACGACACCCacgccatcgtcgtcgtcgtccggcTCGTGCCCCAGGGACGCGTTGAAGCTGGGCGTGTGCGCCAACGTGCTGGGCCTGATCAAGGCTCAGGTCGGCGTGCCGCCCGCGGAGCCATGCTGCCCGCTGCTGGCGGGGCTCGTCGACCTGGAGGCCGCCGTCTGTCTCTGCACCGCCATCAAGGCCAACGTCCTCGGCATCAACCTCAACGTGCCACTCGATCTCAGCCTCATCCTCAACTACTGCGGCAAGACCGTGCCCACCGGCTTCATGTGCTAA
- the LOC8073944 gene encoding cortical cell-delineating protein, giving the protein MTSKAFALFLAVNLVVLGVASACAPNSPTTPTPSSSSSGSCPRDALKLGVCANVLGLIKAQVGVPPAEPCCPLLAGLVDLEAAVCLCTAIKANVLGINLNVPLDLSLILNYCGKTVPTGFMC; this is encoded by the exons ATGACGTCCAAGGCGTTCGCGCTGTTCCTGGCCGTGAACCTAGTTGTGCTGGGCGTAGCCAGCGCCTGTGCGCCCAACAGCCCGACGACACCCacgccatcgtcgtcgtcgtccggcTCGTGCCCCAGGGACGCGTTGAAGCTGGGCGTGTGCGCCAACGTGCTGGGCCTGATCAAGGCTCAGGTCGGCGTGCCGCCCGCGGAGCCATGCTGCCCGCTGCTGGCGGGGCTCGTCGACCTGGAGGCCGCCGTCTGTCTCTGCACCGCCATCAAGGCCAACGTCCTCGGCATCAACCTCAACGTGCCACTCGATCTCAGCCTCATCCTCAACTACTGCGGCAAGACCGTGCCCACCGGCTTCAT GTGCTGA